One Glycine max cultivar Williams 82 chromosome 3, Glycine_max_v4.0, whole genome shotgun sequence DNA window includes the following coding sequences:
- the LOC100781151 gene encoding KH domain-containing protein At2g38610 has product MSGLYNSNFSPVRAASPQIRTNPEVDSQYLTELLAEHQKLGPFMQALPICSRLLNQEILRVSGMLSNQGFGDFDRLRHRSPSPMASSNLMSSVTGTGLGGWNSLQQERLRGTPGMAMDWQVAPASPSSYTVKRILRLEIPVDAYPNFNFVGRLLGPRGNSLKRVEASTGCRVYIRGKGSIKDPDKEEKLRGRPGYEHLNEQLHILIEADLPANIVDIRLRQAQEIIEELLKPVEESEDYIKRQQLRELAMLNSNFREESPGPSGSVSPFNSSGMKRAKTGR; this is encoded by the exons ATGTCGGGTCTGTATAACTCCAACTTCTCACCAGTGAGGGCTGCTTCTCCTCAGATTAGAACCAACCCAGAAGTCGACAG TCAGTACCTTACGGAGTTGCTGGCAGAGCATCAGAAGCTTGGTCCCTTCATGCAAGCCCTTCCCATATGCAGTCGTCTCTTAAATCAag AAATATTAAGAGTTTCTGGAATGCTGTCCAATCAAGGTTTTGGTGACTTTGACAGACTGCGGCATAGAAGCCCTAGTCCTATGGCTTCTTCAAACCTCATGTCAAGTGTCACTGGAACGGGATTGGGTGGATGGAATAGTCTTCAGCAGGAG AGATTACGCGGAACTCCTGGAATGGCAATGGACTGGCAAGTTGCACCTGCAAGTCCTAGTTCATACACAGTTAAGAGGATTTTGCGCTTGGAAATTCCAGTTGATGCATACCCCAAC TTCAATTTTGTTGGAAGGCTTCTGGGACCTAGAGGCAATTCTCTGAAACGGGTAGAAGCTTCTACAGGTTGTCGTGTGTATATTAGAGGAAAGGGTTCAATAAAAGATCCAGACAAG gaagaaaaattaagagGAAGACCAGGCTATGAGCATCTCAATGAGCAACTCCATATTTTGATTGAGGCTGATTTACCTGCTAATATTGTTGACATAAGGCTCCGGCAGGCTCAGGAAATTATAGAAGAACTACTCAAACCTGTG GAAGAGTCTGAGGACTATATTAAGAGGCAGCAGTTGCGTGAATTGGCTATGCtgaattcaaatttcagagAAGAGAGTCCCGGACCAAGTGGAAGTGTATCTCCATTCAATTCCAGTGGAATGAAACGAGCTAAAACTGGCCGATGA
- the B15-3-5 gene encoding syringolide-induced protein B15-3-5, producing MNQKGHEKKIEKPDDESESYGRSWRLTVEANNARPWRIVPDNCYNHLQNYMSGGQYQLDLNLVVQHILSYAHEIPLAADGMDAWILDVDDTCISNIDYYKGRRFGCDPFDSAIFKAWIMKGKCPANPAVLELFNALIKKGFKVFLLTGRDQATLAQITTNNLRNQGFIGYQRLILRSAQYKGQSAVRYKSAIRKEIEGEGYRIRGNVGDQWSDLQGECLGNRTFKLPNPMYFIS from the exons ATGAACCAAAAGGGTCAtgagaagaaaattgaaaaaccaGATGATGAGTCAGAGAGCTATGGTCGGAGTTGGAGGCTAACGGTTGAAGCAAACAATGCGCGTCCATGGAGGATTGTTCCAGACAACTGCTACAACCACCTTCAGAACTACATGTCTGGTGGACAATACCAGCTTGACCTTAACCTCGTCGTCCAACATATCTTGTCCTATGCCCATGAGATTCCTCTTGCTGCCGACGGCATGGATGCCTGGATTTTGGATGTTGATGACACTTGCATCTCCAACATTGATTATTACAAAGGAAGGCGATTCGG GTGCGACCCATTTGACTCAGCGATATTCAAGGCATGGATTATGAAGGGAAAGTGTCCCGCAAATCCTGCCGTGCTAGAACTGTTTAACGCCTTGATAAAGAAAGGATTCAAAGTGTTCTTGCTTACTGGTAGAGACCAAGCAACTCTCGCTCAAATCACCACTAACAACTTGCGTAACCAGGGATTCATCGGCTACCAACGTCTTATTCTCAG GAGTGCTCAATACAAAGGACAAAGTGCAGTGAGATACAAGTCAGCAATTCGGAAGGAGATAGAAGGAGAAGGGTACAGGATACGGGGAAATGTGGGAGACCAGTGGAGTGATCTTCAAGGAGAGTGTTTGGGCAATCGTACATTCAAGCTCCCTAATCCCATGTATTTCATTTCTTGA
- the LOC100805207 gene encoding pentatricopeptide repeat-containing protein At1g09220, mitochondrial, producing the protein MAVSLWRSRTASSALNLFANTLCRFSSGCVAEATISTTTISPRFPYASSSPKPKHPQHLLSLLLRDPSQRQPLQQVHSHIITSGLFYNPFHNTLTCLLLFNNVIRCYSFGPYPHEALHFFTYTQHCHTFLTYPSLDTFSFAFLCHASANPNYTHFGTQLHALVFKVGFQFHVYVKTGLLQMYSSSGLLVEAAQVFYEMQHRNLVSWNVFITGLIKWGEVELACSVFNQMPARSVVSWTLVIDGYTRRNQPIKALTLFRKMIEVDGIEPTEVTLLTIFPAIANIGCIKICQSVHVYVEKRGFNAFDVRITNALLDLYAKCGCIASMSRFFQEIPDQRRNLVSWTSTISGFAMNGMGREALESFESMEKTGLRPNHVTFLGVLSACSHGGLVEEGINFFVKMVKDWCLVPDIKHYGCVIDMLGRAGRLEEAEKVALQVPHEVANAVMWRTLLGACSVHNNVEIGQRVTNKILEMERGHGGDYVLMSNILVGVGRFKDAERLREVIDKRIAFKLPGYSFV; encoded by the exons ATGGCTGTGTCACTGTGGAGAAGTCGCACTGCTTCATCAGCACTGAACTTGTTCGCCAATACTCTTTGCCGTTTCTCTTCTG GTTGTGTAGCAGAAGCAACCATATCCACAACCACCATCTCTCCCCGTTTTCCGTATGCTTCATCCTCTCCCAAACCCAAACACCCACAACACTTGCTCTCCCTTCTTCTCAGAGACCCTTCTCAACGCCAACCTCTCCAACAAGTCCACTCTCACATCATCACCTCTGGCCTCTTCTACAACCCTTTTCACAACACCCTCACTTGTTTACTCCTCTTCAACAACGTCATCCGTTGTTACTCTTTTGGCCCTTATCCCCACGAAGCTCTTCACTTCTTCACATACACCCAACATTGCCACACTTTCTTGACATACCCTTCCCTGGACACCTTCTCTTTTGCCTTCCTCTGCCATGCTTCTGCCAACCCAAATTACACCCACTTTGGGACTCAGCTCCACGCCCTTGTTTTCAAGGTTGGTTTTCAGTTTCATGTCTATGTGAAAACTGGGCTGCTGCAAATGTACTCAAGTTCGGGCCTTTTAGTTGAAGCAGCACAGGTGTTCTACGAAATGCAGCACAGAAACTTAGTTAGTTGGAATGTTTTTATTACTGGTTTGATTAAATGGGGTGAGGTTGAACTTGCTTGTTCCGTGTTTAATCAGATGCCTGCTCGGAGTGTAGTGTCATGGACTCTTGTTATTGATGGATACACACGAAGGAATCAACCCATCAAAGCTTTAACTTTGTTTAGGAAAATGATTGAAGTTGATGGCATAGAACCTACTGAAGTTACTCTTTTGACCATTTTTCCAGCTATTGCAAATATCGGGTGTATTAAGATATGCCAATCAGTTCATGTTTATGTAGAGAAAAGAGGCTTCAATGCCTTTGATGTACGCATTACAAATGCATTACTTGACTTGTATGCCAAGTGTGGATGCATAGCTAGTATGAGTAGATTCTTTCAGGAGATACCTGATCAGAGGAGGAATTTGGTATCATGGACTTCAACTATCTCTGGTTTTGCAATGAATGGGATGGGGAGGGAAGCTCTAGAGAGTTTTGAAAGCATGGAGAAGACTGGGCTGAGGCCGAACCATGTGACATTCCTTGGTGTTTTGAGTGCCTGTAGTCATGGCGGGCTGGTTGAGGAGGggatcaatttttttgttaaaatggtAAAGGATTGGTGCCTTGTACCAGACATCAAGCATTATGGTTGTGTGATAGATATGCTGGGGAGGGCTGGGAGGTTAGAAGAAGCTGAAAAGGTTGCTTTACAGGTACCTCATGAGGTTGCCAATGCTGTGATGTGGAGGACGCTGCTGGGTGCTTGCAGTGTTCATAACAATGTTGAAATTGGTCAGAGGGTGACCAATAAAATACTGGAGATGGAGAGAGGACATGGTGGGGATTATGTTCTTATGTCCAATATTCTGGTTGGTGTTGGGAGATTTAAGGACGCAGAGAGGTTAAGGGAGGTGATAGATAAGAGAATTGCCTTTAAACTTCCTGGCTACAGTTTTGTCTAG